gaataataaaaacaaacaatagtttaattacaaaataaaattttttccatAGCTAAATTTTATAGTTTCTATGGTTGGATATAACATTCCAGTAAGTTAAAACTTGATGAAAAACAATTAGATTCATAAAAATGTacaattttagtaaaatatttaatcTGGTAATCTTTTCACTTTACTCGTAATTTTGTTGTTCAACTTACACATAGGATggcatgcaattcatccaaatCATCAGGATTAGAGATGTTATAGCTAATCTTATTGATAGAGTTGTCCACATTCCCTCCACCTGCATCTTCTGTGTACTGCATCAAAAGTATATGTACATACAAATCCATTCAAAGAGTTAACAGGATTGGCTGAAGATTTGAATCCTCTTATTTTCCATACTTTTTGGGCGCCAAATCAAGTCGAGAATAAAgtaaatgccaaaaaaaaaaaatcaaaatataaaatagaactacattttttgttggatttctACGTAGgtttatcaataatattattatgaAGAAGTAGAactatgaaatatataaattgacaattaatAGCATGTTAATTTTGTTCAGAAATTAAAGTTTATTAAACTTCTTACAgtgatttagtttttcttattttctgtCCTacaaaaattgttgcaataaaaagttaaaaactactTTGAATCTGACAAAAGCGATGGCATAAACATTTAATCATAATGATTCATTAACAATAGATCCATCCCTGTGTTATGCCATTACAATTTTTATGGGCCGACATAAtgaaaaattgcaaaatttgtTTGGTACCTTCATCTTGTATGTTTCCTTTGTAAATGACCAGACACCCTGCAAACGAAGAGCAAACCTAAATAGTTCGCATAATTTTGCTTTGAAAAGCAATTGTAAGTCCCGTATTATTCTTCCATTtgatttccttaatttttttctatgatTAATGTTAAAGGAACAATAACAAGTAATTTTGTTACTACTATGAAGGCACAATTTATTTAGTCAtataaagattaaaagtataaAAACGAAATGGATATACTTGGCAACAAATATTAAAGATTACGAGGTAATCTAACAGTGTCAATGGAGGAAAATAGTACATGGAATTACTAGGCAATACTGAAAGAAGAAGTTGCCTTAGGTGGTTGATAATATCattgaattacaaaactcttTAGTCTTAAACTATATCTTAAGTTGTTGAGAAAAGATACATGAGTCATGACAGTGATTTTGAATTGAATCCTATACATCACTAACCCATTTGATGGTCACCCCAAGATTTTATCCATTACTGTAATTCATGTATGGGTTATGCCTATATAAAAACACTATATATTTTCTGGTAAATTTAGAAACACTATTAAATAAGGTACATACATCATAATATCCCATCCAGGCTACTGTTGGTTTGAATGATTTCTTGCTCGCTGCGACTTTAGTCAAGcacaaataattttctttaaccTGCAAAGCAAAAATGATTTGTTAAAACAGATAAAAAGATCTTTGCATGGGTGTAAATATAATATTgattccaaaagaaaaacaaaaagggcTGTAATGGTGCACCACTTTCTTGTAATATTGTCACAATCATATATAATTATGTGATATATCAATATATCATATACTGTTATACTTACTGCGTCGTAGACTTGATTGGCTGTAGTTTCAAGATTTGCAAAAACTCCCAAAAACTTGATCCACTCTGCCCTCTACCATTCAAAAACATCaagttcatatatataatactatgATTCTTTCATACTCATTTGGggcatatgtgtgtgtgtatatatatatatatatcatgtggatgattttttattgatgaaattaCATGCTTACCTGCAGAGGTGTCTCTTCTCCAAATGGAGCAAAAGATGCAAAATTGCAAGCTTGTGGTTGATCAATGTTGGTAATAAAGTGTGCTCCGAATTGTGCAAGCTGTTGAGGCTCACTCTTGTTAATTATCTCAATTTCTCCACCTTCATATAATTTTAGTACACATTGAGAAGCCACAGAATCTGATGTAATGCCCTTCAAGCTCCCTAGTAAGCCAAGAAGCTGTTCAAAGAGACATCAAGAGGCAAAATTTAAATGACTTCAAACAATTTCAATGAACATTATTCTTTGGAcgcttctatatatatatatatatatatatatatataaaaccagaATTACTGCTTACTGTACGTCTGTGATCCTCACCTCGAAAAAGGAAACTGAAGTTTCACCAAAAGCAAAAGGAGAAGACACAAAGAAAAGGGTCAgataaaataaagattaaagacCAAGGTAAAGGAAAGAGTTAAAATTTCTGTTCATTTAGATTGGGAATAATACACTAgaaatgaagatgatgatgattattatgGTTAATGGTGATGAGTGTCAATGCTATGTTAAATGAACAATAACAAAAGTCCTCTTTAGTTGGGCTAGGAGAGAGCTGAACACAGTAGCCCCTGTCACGGCTAATTGTGCAGTGCTTCCCAAATCCCGTAATTAAAGTCTtactatgaaataaataacTCTGCTCTCCTGTCATCAACTGGGGATGCTTGGAAGGTGAATGTTGCTCTGTAATTGGTTTAATGAAAGTTTTCtttatcaagaaaagaaaagaaaagaaaagaactctTAGTTCTCTATAACATTAAAGCTTTCTTGTTGTATAGAATTGaagcttttgaatttttgttaatttcttttaatgttATCACATAGTTCTttaaaaactcatatttttttttaaaaattattagtctaatatacaaattaattaaagttgaaaataatttctaaataattagagctctttgtcttttttgaatAAAACAAATCAGCATTAAacaaattatgattaaattaGGTTTTGATCTTCTttaaataaattctaatttaaattagGTAAacaaattatgattaaattaGGTTTTGATCTTCTTTagaacacaatttttatcacaactcTTATATAGTCGATTGtgagtaatgaaaaaaaaattgtgagttcATGTGAAAGTAGTAAGTAGTCACTCATAATTGATCATATAGAGTTGTTGCAAAAGTTGTAGCTCAAAAATTGTGATCGtagaataactattctttatGTTATTGAAtttaacttttcatatattaatacttattaaTCAGACATATATGGGAGACAGAGAGTAATATATATGGGGTGGGTGAGCTATGGGTGTATAAGCTATTATCTATTCTAAAACTCAAATATAACACCCAAATTAATGGAAACATTAAAATGTGTGGTGTGAATAGTTGAACTGTTGAAGTACCTGGAAATAATTCCGTATCAATGGAATAGTTTGACAGTGGGATGACAAACGATTTGATCCTTGGGGTGCAATATTTTGTCCTTGCTGCCATCCTCGAGTTATCctataatttatttgtaaaagcGTGACAAAATAAGTAATCATATGTATTATTCAAATGTTTTTAGCAAAAAGATACTACCATCCTAAGCagtagaagaaaaataatgaaggaTACCAAGGTGGGAATGGTTGGTAACCGGATACATTATTCGAACATTGAGTTGGCTTAGTAGATATATAGCCTGCAGTTTGGCCCAAAGTATCGTTTGCTATTTTTTGTTGAGActgactttattttttattttttaaagtgagTTTTATTTTACGGTATCTGCTCTcgataatagttttttatcatcatattaagacattaatcaatttttaatataaacaaaaaaataaacctaAAATCTCTAACCATTGAGTTAAAGGTCACGATCACATGGCAACATAATTggcataaaataataatattttaatttacagTAAGTCACCTCACTTTTTTCTTCCATCATTTAATGATTTGGATTATCTTGATACAAATATCAAAATGTTAGAGACCATATAAGACAAATATCATATTAGGGACAATTTTGACATATAAGATAAATGTTAAGGACGAAAATAATAATTAGCCCTACAAACTATATCTAAGTTACAAACCTCTCTCCTAGACTTATGGGTACAGTACTGTTTGGGTTTATATTAGATTAGACCTATTGGGACGATGACACGCATTTATTTTTGGCTACATATCATCATTTTTGGATGCATTGGACCAGCCCAAGGCTCTCCCAGATTAGTATTAGTACAGTAATAGACTAATTGTAGCAtgtaaagaagaaagagaggagTACCTGGATGAGAAGATAGCTCTTGCCGTCAATGGCATTCTTGATGACTTTGAAGGTCTGGCCATAGTATATATGGAAATTGACAGCATCTTCCACCTTTGAAATGTTACCCACTTTCACCGTTGTTGCAGCATGAACACCATCAAGACACCCAACATTTAAGAAGACCACTACGCCaaggaagaagaagtagaagagtTGCAACACACAACAAGAGCAATAAGAAGCCATGCTAAAtgaacaagaaaaacaagaccCTTTTTGGCTTTCACTACTCTATAACATTTGTGCTAGCTCTTTGAGCACGCGCATGAATATATATCATATGTAACTATGAACACCCCCACAGCTATctaggaagagagagagagagagagatttgcaGCTTTTAGAAATGggaatggtggtggtggtgttggtgtCAAATTAATTACATGAATATTGGGGCGGGAATCATTTGTTGGCATCTTGTGGGACTGGGGCATATGTACTTTGTTAATTGGCTTGTGAATAGTATGTTACCCGTGAACCCATAAgttgtcattttcttttcaacCTATGCTATTTGTTCCCTATTTCCCACCCTTTCTGTCTTCTCCACAATCAGGCCCATGTGGTGCACGCCACTACGCATGTGGTGCACGCCACTACCAAGTACCAAGTCAAAATGTCCAAATTATCCTATGCTTTattcaaaatatgatttttttttcacattataattTACACACTTAAAATTTAAGTTAATTTCAATTTTAcccaacaaaatttgaattcacTCCATTAAATTACATAACGTTTAGATTTAAGCAATTCTATCTTTTTATGTTGATAAGCTGACTGTTAAGTGCCACATTAGCTcaaaatgatataatttttttaaatacattaaaattacGTTGTTTTGTTTATGGAATATACAAAAATGTGCCTATTGAAAATGTgcatattgaataaaaatgtgcctattaaaaaatgaaagttaCAACTGTTTggtgtttttaaatatatacgtGGTATTAATTTATATAACCACGTAGCGTAATGAAGAGCagtcaacaaaaaatcaaacgtTTTAGCTATTAGTTATTACTAGTTGCTACCCGTGTGATGCATGGAAATAGCTATGGAATGAGTTTCAGAAGAAAAATAGCAATGTGacgctaacccgtgcgatgcacgaaAATAGCTACGAAATGagttttagaagaaaaatagcaatgttgttttatttattagttttttgtgaGAATGAATAAGAGATATAATGTTGCGTTTTTAGTTTAGTCATTTAGTTTGTgctgtatatataaatatatacaagataaattgtaaaatatatacCAAAAGGTGCCTATTAAAAGGTTATAACCATTCAAATTGGATATGCCAAAAGGTGCCTATTGAATGAAAAGCTGTCTATTGACTGAAGAAGTGTCTATTGACTGAAGAAGGTACCTATTGAATGGAAATGTGCCTATTGACCGAAAAGACGCACGTTGAAAGGTCATAACCCTTCATGTATAAATAGTAGTTCATATTCATTTGGTAACTTCTTCTCaatttcttctctttcatttttcttagaaACACAAGAAACTTGTGGGTATTCTCCAAAATTTCTATTTGTcagttgagttttttttttggttaaaaaaagtGGAAAGGTCCAGGACTCAAACCACACCAATAGACAAGAGTAGCAACAATAAAACTAAACAATTTCTTCATTTGGTAACTTCTTTTCAACTTTCTTAACTTCTTCATTTGACAATTGCTCCCTGACCCCGCCCAAATAGTGAAAAATAAGTCTATAAGTATGGATAAAGACCAACGGATAGCATCAAAGATATTAAATTGTATTAAACGTAATCAGTATCTACtgaaaaagaattataaaaattgcTTTTTTGTATTCCGTAATCGATAgtaaagcatttttttattaaaaaagagtcAAGCGACATGCCCATATACCATTCCCTTAACCCCTGGAACCTATCACTATAACCGCAATTTCCTATTCAAGCATGATATTGATATATCAttcacttctttctttttacttcagttttcttttacaattttttacgtatttttcttttatttttgttctgaATGACAGTTTTTTATCGTAATATATGCATCTTATGTGAAACAATGAGTAGATATTGAAAATTAATGGGAATATAAAAAGGCACAAACTGAAacttgacaaaaaagaaaaagaaaaaccacaaCTGTTCGAACTTTTAAAGCATATATGTAGCATTAATTTATGTAGCcaataaacaatatatatacaaatctgTGTGTGAATGTGTAAGAGAAATAAAGTAAAACTTATAGACCAAATGAAGACAAAATGGTTGATATAAAACTAACCAAGATAAAATGATGAACAACACGTAGAAGAAGCACTATAATCTCCGTGCACAACGAatagaactctctctctctctctctctctctctctctctctctttgtgaaGACTcttatgaatgaatgaatgaaaaactaactttttaaaatgaGATGAGAGATGCCTATTTATAGGCACATTAGGACTGGTTCGGAATAAGTGTAATTGTGAATAGATATATTGAAAAGACACAACTGTTCGgtgttttaaaatgtaaatgtgGCTGCAATTTATGTAGCCACGTGGCGCAATGAGGAGTGgtcaaaaaaaagttaaacgtttcgactattagttattactaGTCACTAGCCTGTGCAATGCATGGAAGAGCTACTAGATGCATTTTAGGggaaaaatgcttttttttttttttttttagttagagTAATAAGAAAAAAcgcatgaaattttttttaaaataatattaaaagaaatagcACAAAGTTTTATTAGTAAGGCATAAGAAAACaacattgttttatttattagttttttgtgaGAAGGAATAAGAAACAGATTGTTGCGTCTTTAGTTTAGTTTATGCTGTATATACATGTATATACAAGAtatgttgtaatatatatatatataccaaaagaTGCCTATTGAAAGGTCATAACCCCTCAAATTGGATATACCAAAAGGTGATAACTCTTCATATTAGATATACCAAAAGGTATTCATTGAAAGGTCATAAACCTTCATATTGGATATATATTAAAGGtgcctattgaatgaaaatgtgcttATTAACCGTAAATGTGCCTATTGAacgaaaatgtgtctattgattaaaaatgtgtctattgataaaaaatgtgtttattgaatgaaaatgtttCTATTGACCGAAAAGTTGCatattgaatgaaaaaatgCCTATTGAAGGGTTATAATCATTTGAGTATAAATAGTAGTTCATATTCATTTGGTAACTTCTTTTCAACTTATTctctttcatcttcctttaaaCGCTTTACGaatgcttttctttttaaatttctcattctcttccgTACGTCTTCTTGACGCTTTACTTCTCGAtgacagttttttattttaacatataaatcTGTATATATTAtgaggattcagaaagttagttattgtttttttcctgtcaaaactacccctaaattaattaaccaacaatttaaaaatagggttaaaatagtaaattggcaaaagaaagttagttattgctttttttattgtcaaaaatacccttacCTCAAACtaaaaaatggggttaaaatagtaaattgacaaaaataataaattcctacaTCTACGTTGAAATACATTTCTGTTTCTAATAAACTCCTACTTTTACGTTTATTTAAATTCCTATTTCTACATTGAAATGTCTTACTAGATATAAATTCCTACTTCTTTTCAATAACTTAAAAAACTCCCCAGGTACTTACCTTACCCCTAAATTTATTAAGCACTACtctaaacaataaataattaagtctATAAAAGTAATTTGAACTACATATATTTAAGagacatttaatttatttaaaaaaaaaaaaaaacctaccatATTTGAATTCCACTCCCACATTTTACTCCTAACAAACTACTTGAATTCCACTCCCCCATGTTTTACTCCTAACAAATTGTTTTATtctcaaattttataatttaaactgCTCTTTAACTTCTTCTTAAGAATTACTtatccagaattttttttttagtttcaagtTATACTTCTCCTCCTCCtgcttcatcatcttcttcttcttttaaaaaaataatggctATAGATAAGGCAAAGTCGCATTTGGGAGTTTCTTGATAACTTGAAGAGAATTTTTCGATGGTAGATTCTCAAAAGTATAACATGTTACTTTCATAGCCGTGCTCTTCACATCATGCTTCCACCAGATCAAGAAGGGCACATCGTAGCCGTGATGATATTTCAAGCCACTGGCTCCTCCTGCTTCATCAATTTCCTCACCAACAACCAATATGTATTTGGTTGTCTTGCTACATGACAATTTCTATTTGTTTGGTACTTATTTCTATTCTTTGATGTcaaactgtgtttttttttttccttgcaaattattaaaatatactcaaaaaatagaagagcctctaagcacgcgcgTGAACGCGTGCTCAGATGCTAGTCTTATATAAATATCTTATTCTTACCAAATTTCAACTTCCCGTATCTTCTAATGATCTAATTttaaaagaactttttttttactctcatTTGTTGTCCTCCATGCAttcacaattatttaattttaatttttttctttgttttagttTATCTCTTCCAtgtatttcttctttttttgtcttatcatatttcattttacttttatctTTTAATCAAAATAGAAGACTTATCCTCTTTCAATGCTGCACGTTTCAAAATAGAAGAAGATGCAGTGCAGAGCACACCAATGGATGCCGgtgaaaatgaagaagaagggaCAACgtgaaagcaaagaaaaaaaaaagaaaaaaaagagagagaccaaAAATCTAAAATCATCACAAACACAGTAGATCAATCTAACCAAAATAACCAAATCTAAATTTGCCTATTTAAAATACCTTTATTAGTTTCGATTGTGGGGTGTTGGCCTGAACAGGATTACTTTCTTGACGGTAGTAGTGCCCTCAGAtttctcactcttttttttctcttcttaggCCTTAATTATGTATTGTTCTctatgataaatttttgtttatatatatatatatatctactaGTCTCATCGCACACGCGAAgcgcgtgcgatgagacttttcttttttagtagtcttattttgtaaaaaaaaactgtatttaattatttttttatatatatatatgatttttattttaaaaatctaatttataagtgaataaatcaatttaaaaattattaggagagtggtcctattttttaggcaatattttagtgagagttggagttgtatttttaccggattgtcctttagttttatctctacttaaacataagactgtaggggcatctttgaactaaaaaaatgagtttttactggattgtcctttagttttctctttatttaaatataggactgtaggggtatttttgaactaaaaaaataggaatccaaacaggggaaacTCCTTAAATATTagtagtcctattttgtagaaaaaaattgtatttaattattttatatatatatatatatatatgatttttattttaaaaatctaatttataagtgaataaatcaatttaaaaattattaggagagtggtcctattttttaggcaatattttagtgggattttgagttacatttttaccagattgtcctttagttttgtctctacttaaacataagactgtaggggtatctttgaactaaaaaaatgagtttttaccggattgttctttagttttgtctctatttaaatataggattgtaggggtatttttgaactaaaaaaataggaatccaaacaggggaaaccccttaaatagtagtatagatatatactactatttaagcggcTGCCCCTgtttggaccggatttttttttgttccaaaatactcCTATGTCCCTAAGTTTAAATAGAGATAGAACTAAatgatagtttggtaaaaatatatgtctaacttgcactaaaatattgcctacaaaataggaacactcctCCACCAACTCACTTCTTCAAAGCAACTTtacgtttatttatttatttttttaaatagaaaaataagttaaacaccccACGTAtatctaaaaacaaatctaaataaataaatatatatatataactaatgaacaattcagattttttttgttctaaaatacttTTAcattcttatgtttaagtagagacaaaactaaagaacaatcctataaaaatacaactctaacttcTACttaaacattgcctaaaaaatagggtcactttcctattgattttcaaatttatttatccacttataaattagattctcaaaataaaaattatatatataa
This genomic stretch from Castanea sativa cultivar Marrone di Chiusa Pesio chromosome 1, ASM4071231v1 harbors:
- the LOC142607760 gene encoding uncharacterized protein LOC142607760 isoform X1 is translated as MASYCSCCVLQLFYFFFLGVVVFLNVGCLDGVHAATTVKVGNISKVEDAVNFHIYYGQTFKVIKNAIDGKSYLLIQDNSRMAARTKYCTPRIKSFVIPLSNYSIDTELFPVSFFELLGLLGSLKGITSDSVASQCVLKLYEGGEIEIINKSEPQQLAQFGAHFITNIDQPQACNFASFAPFGEETPLQRAEWIKFLGVFANLETTANQVYDAVKENYLCLTKVAASKKSFKPTVAWMGYYDGVWSFTKETYKMKYTEDAGGGNVDNSINKISYNISNPDDLDELHAILCTVDVIIDETYTTDPSGYTLAAFLQNVNIEDHSCFAFLTNQSLWRYDKRVYNSTTLDWFNGAVSQPQLVLADLVEALFPTGNYTTTHFRNLAKEEGVISISPSMCDWDPSVALQPTIVTCG
- the LOC142607760 gene encoding uncharacterized protein LOC142607760 isoform X2, with amino-acid sequence MASYCSCCVLQLFYFFFLGVVVFLNVGCLDGVHAATTVKVGNISKVEDAVNFHIYYGQTFKVIKNAIDGKSYLLIQDNSRMAARTKYCTPRIKSFVIPLSNYSIDTELFPVSFFELLGLLGSLKGITSDSVASQCVLKLYEGGEIEIINKSEPQQLAQFGAHFITNIDQPQACNFASFAPFGEETPLQRAEWIKFLGVFANLETTANQVYDAVKENYLCLTKVAASKKSFKPTVAWMGYYDYTEDAGGGNVDNSINKISYNISNPDDLDELHAILCTVDVIIDETYTTDPSGYTLAAFLQNVNIEDHSCFAFLTNQSLWRYDKRVYNSTTLDWFNGAVSQPQLVLADLVEALFPTGNYTTTHFRNLAKEEGVISISPSMCDWDPSVALQPTIVTCG